Proteins from one Synergistaceae bacterium genomic window:
- a CDS encoding phage tail protein — translation MIGALGDVTFEASISKVFTFDNLSFSHSAKYAEHAIHNRKNILEFTGINASSASLTIKLEAQLGITPEYELDKLHEMLETHQAIPFILDGKIQGWSRWVIESLEESHKIIDNTGALISAEVNIKLKEYLRDIE, via the coding sequence ATGATAGGCGCACTCGGTGATGTAACATTTGAAGCCAGTATCTCAAAAGTATTCACGTTTGATAATTTGAGCTTCTCACACTCGGCCAAGTATGCAGAGCACGCTATACACAACAGGAAAAATATTTTAGAGTTCACGGGCATTAACGCGAGCTCGGCAAGTCTTACTATAAAACTTGAAGCACAGCTCGGAATAACTCCGGAATATGAACTTGATAAATTACATGAAATGCTGGAAACTCACCAAGCAATACCGTTTATACTTGACGGCAAAATTCAGGGCTGGAGCCGGTGGGTGATTGAGTCGCTGGAAGAGTCGCATAAGATTATCGATAATACAGGCGCGTTAATTTCTGCTGAAGTTAATATTAAGTTAAAAGAATATTTGCGGGATATTGAATAA
- a CDS encoding phage major tail tube protein: MPNLIPEKFINFAVYVDGSDESGIADGTLPNLESMTSEVKGAGIAGVVDSIVLGHFNSTALTLKWRAAPSNFYVLANQIAHDLDIYGAIQEYDAGAGIMQAKPLHIFCKATTKHSNLGNLVVGDSQESETEHEIYFIKIEYDHQERIMLDKFNYIYRVNGTDYLAEVRRALGK; encoded by the coding sequence ATGCCTAATTTAATACCAGAGAAATTTATAAATTTTGCTGTATACGTTGACGGCTCGGACGAGTCGGGAATTGCGGACGGAACTTTGCCGAATCTTGAAAGTATGACCAGTGAAGTCAAGGGCGCAGGAATTGCGGGCGTTGTTGATTCTATAGTACTTGGCCACTTCAACAGCACTGCATTAACTCTTAAGTGGCGGGCGGCTCCGTCAAATTTCTATGTGTTAGCAAATCAGATAGCGCACGATTTAGACATTTACGGAGCTATTCAGGAATACGACGCGGGCGCGGGAATTATGCAGGCTAAACCGCTTCACATTTTCTGTAAGGCAACGACTAAACACAGCAATTTAGGTAATTTGGTTGTCGGTGATTCTCAAGAGTCCGAGACTGAACACGAAATTTATTTTATTAAAATCGAATATGACCATCAAGAAAGAATCATGTTAGACAAGTTCAATTATATTTATAGAGTGAACGGCACTGATTATTTAGCTGAAGTAAGGCGCGCGCTCGGCAAATAA
- a CDS encoding GPW/gp25 family protein, producing the protein MTEFDLLLNLPQEIDFNPPDTVREILQNVRTILTTYKYSVPLDREFGIAANFLDESQPRAVALLASEMAGALAKFEPRAKLREIKIESDSNGKFWPRVKIRLVTS; encoded by the coding sequence ATGACAGAATTTGATTTATTATTGAACTTACCGCAGGAAATTGACTTCAACCCGCCCGACACTGTGAGAGAAATTCTCCAGAACGTGCGCACGATTTTAACGACTTATAAATATAGTGTGCCGCTTGATAGAGAGTTCGGAATCGCCGCAAATTTTCTTGACGAATCACAGCCCCGCGCAGTTGCATTATTAGCTTCAGAAATGGCCGGCGCCCTCGCAAAATTTGAGCCCCGCGCAAAATTACGGGAAATCAAGATAGAGAGTGATTCAAATGGTAAATTTTGGCCCCGTGTTAAAATCAGACTCGTAACAAGCTAG
- a CDS encoding phage tail assembly protein, whose amino-acid sequence MRIKLIKTFTHNGKEYKELNFEFDKLTGQDMIDAEEITRRAGGNITMGAADYSRGYVLTIAAKASGLPREALMTLGAQDFTNILNQTLIFLSGADSGSLEEKTV is encoded by the coding sequence ATGAGAATTAAATTAATAAAGACTTTCACACACAACGGCAAAGAATATAAAGAATTAAATTTTGAGTTCGATAAATTAACCGGTCAGGACATGATTGACGCTGAAGAAATCACGAGGCGTGCAGGCGGTAATATCACAATGGGAGCGGCTGATTATTCACGGGGTTATGTCTTAACAATTGCGGCTAAGGCTTCAGGGTTGCCGCGCGAGGCATTAATGACACTGGGAGCTCAAGACTTCACGAATATATTAAATCAGACATTAATTTTTTTGTCAGGTGCGGACTCTGGGAGCCTGGAAGAGAAAACAGTATAA
- a CDS encoding baseplate J/gp47 family protein has product MTKSELFSTLNDITFAEKSAAKIESEIINLYEQHTERILARGDPVRLFLETITLIIIQQRNLIDYSAKMNLLAYAEGDFLDHLGALLGVRRLDASPAKVTIRFTLSESQAGKVLIPEGTRVTPGNNILFALDSALEINAGDLTSEAVCTCTQSGITGNDYLPGQIKKLVDVFPYELSAENIDTSSGGTDIENDENFRERIQLAPESFSNAGSTGAYTFYARSANSDITDCAVIGPHDNLGVPPGEVHIYPLMTGGVLPSSEILSEVYNTCNAQDIRPDTDLLRVKTPEIVNYDLSVKFYIDKADSSIAGQIANSVEIAINDFIKWQRARLGRDINPSELNRRIINAGAKRCEIESPNFRVLLPYQLAVSNEILITYGGLEEG; this is encoded by the coding sequence ATGACTAAAAGCGAATTATTTAGCACTCTGAATGATATTACATTTGCAGAAAAAAGCGCGGCCAAGATTGAGAGTGAAATTATTAACTTGTATGAACAGCACACGGAAAGAATTCTAGCACGCGGCGACCCTGTGAGACTCTTTCTTGAGACTATAACACTTATAATTATTCAGCAGAGAAATTTAATAGATTACTCGGCAAAAATGAACTTGCTTGCATATGCTGAGGGGGATTTTCTTGATCATTTAGGGGCGTTGCTCGGTGTTAGAAGATTAGACGCGAGCCCCGCAAAGGTTACTATAAGATTTACACTTTCAGAATCACAAGCCGGTAAAGTTTTAATTCCTGAAGGAACGCGGGTCACTCCCGGAAATAATATTTTATTTGCGCTTGATAGCGCCTTAGAGATTAACGCGGGAGATTTAACAAGTGAGGCTGTATGCACGTGCACACAGTCCGGAATTACCGGAAATGATTATCTGCCCGGCCAGATAAAAAAATTAGTTGACGTCTTCCCGTATGAGTTAAGCGCCGAAAATATCGACACTTCAAGCGGAGGCACTGACATAGAGAACGATGAAAATTTTAGAGAAAGAATACAACTCGCGCCTGAAAGTTTTTCAAATGCAGGCTCAACAGGAGCATATACATTTTATGCGAGGTCGGCAAATAGTGATATAACAGACTGCGCAGTAATCGGCCCTCATGATAATTTAGGAGTTCCGCCCGGCGAAGTGCATATTTACCCGTTAATGACCGGCGGCGTATTGCCGAGTTCAGAAATTTTGAGCGAAGTATACAACACATGCAACGCGCAAGACATAAGGCCCGATACCGATTTATTGAGAGTGAAGACTCCGGAAATAGTAAATTATGATTTGAGCGTGAAATTTTATATAGACAAAGCGGATTCAAGTATAGCCGGACAAATTGCAAATTCTGTAGAGATTGCTATAAATGATTTTATTAAATGGCAGCGCGCGAGACTTGGCCGTGATATAAACCCGTCGGAACTTAATAGAAGGATTATTAACGCCGGAGCAAAACGCTGTGAAATAGAGTCGCCAAATTTCAGAGTGTTATTACCGTATCAATTAGCAGTCTCAAACGAGATATTAATCACATACGGGGGACTTGAAGAGGGATAA